CCTGGCCAGCGAGCTGGGCGAAAAGGTCGGTGAAACCGTGGGCTATCGCATCCGCCTCGACAGCAAAGTCGGCCCGAATACGCGCATTGAGGTGGTCACCGAAGGCATCCTCACCCGCCGCCTGCAGGACGACCCGGCGCTGGAGGGTGTGGGCCTGCTGATCTTCGACGAATTCCACGAGCGCAGCCTCGACGCCGACCTGGCGCTGGCCCTGAGCCTCAACGGCCGCGAGCTGTTTCGCGATGAGCAACCGCTGAAAATCCTGCTGATGTCCGCGACCCTTGAAGGCGAGCGCCTGGCCAGCCTGCTGGACGACGCGCCGATTCTGCGCAGTGAAGGGCGGATGTTCCCGGTGCAGATGCGCTGGGGTCGACCCTACCAGGCCGGTGAATTTATCGAGCCGCGTGTGGTGCAGACCCTCCTTGAAGCCTTGCATGACGAGACCGGCAGCGTGTTGGTGTTTCTGCCGGGGCAAGCCGAGATTCGCCGCGTCAATCAACAACTGGCCGAGGCCCTGGGCGACCGCCCCGATGTGCTGTTATGCCCGCTGCACGGCGAGCTGGACCTCAACGCCCAACGCGCCGCCATCGACACGGCCCCTGCGGGTAAACGCAAAGTCGTACTGGCCACCAACATCGCCGAAACCAGCCTGACCATCAATGGTGTGCGCGTGGTGATCGACGCCGGGTTGGCGCGGGTGCCGCGTTTCGACCCCGGCAGCGGCATGACCCGCCTCGACACCCAGCGCATCTCCCGCGCCAGCGCCACCCAGCGCGCCGGTCGGGCAGGGCGCCTGGAGCCGGGCGTGTGTTATCGCCTCTGGTCCGAGGACCAGCATGAAGGCCTGGCCGCGTATGGCAGTGCGGAAATCCTCGCTGCCGACCTCGCAGGTTTGGCCTTGCAACTGGCCCGCTGGGGCGTTACGCCTACGCAACTGGTGTGGCTGGACGTGCCGCCGGCTGCTGCGTATGCCCAGGCCCAGGATTTGCTGGTGCGCCTTGGTGCGTTGAATGACGACAAACTCACCGCCCATGGCCAGAAAATGGCCGAGCTGCCGGCCCATCCGCGCATTGCCCATTTATTACTGCGTGGGCAGGACCTGGGGCTGGCGGCGACGGCCTGTGAGGTGGCCGCGCTGTTGGGCGAGCGCGACATTTTGCGCGGCGGCGGCGCGGATTTGCACAGCCGCCTGGCGTTGCTGTCCGGCGAAGAGCGCGCACGCGGCACTCAGGGCGGCGTGCAGCGCGCCAAGCAACTGGCCCGGCAATACCGGGGTTATTTAAGAGGCCAACCGACTCACGCCGTGGCCGACCCCGACCACCCGCGCTGGCTCGGTGCCTTGCTGGCGCTGGCCTACCCGGACCGGGTCGCCCAGCAGCGACGCCCTGGCGGCGCCGAATACCGCCTGGCGAACGGCCGTGCCGCGCTGTTTGCCGAGGCCGACAGCCTGATGAAACAAGCCTGGCTGGTGATCGCCGACCTGGGCAGCCGCCAGGGCCAGCGTGAAGAGCGCATCTACCTGGCGGCGGGTTTTGACCCGGCGCTGTTCGACACGGTGCTCGCCGAGCAAGTGCGTCACGTCGACCAGCTGGATTGGGATGAGCGCGAAGGCGTGCTGCGCGCCGAACGCCAACGCAAAGTCGGTGAACTGGTGCTGAGCCGTGAACCGCTGACCGGCCTCGACGAGTCCGCACGCAGCCAGGCGCTGGTCAACCTCGTACGGCGCAAAGGGCTGGAGCTGTTGCCCTGGACGCCCGAGCTGCGCCAGTGGCAGGCCCGCGTCATGCTGCTGCGCCAGCTGGACGCCGGCAAAACCAGCGAATGGCCCGATATCAGTGACAAGGCGTTGCTGGCCAGCCTCGAACACTGGCTGATGCCTTATCTGGGCAAAGTGTCGCGCCTGAGCCATTTCGCCAACCTGGATATTTCAAGCTTCCTGCACAACCTGCTGCCGTGGCCGCTGCCCCAGCGCCTCGACGAACTCGCGCCCCAGCATGTGAAAGTACCCTCCGGGCTCGTCGGTGCGTTTGGACTACAGCGAACAGCCGCCGATTCTGGCCGTGCGCCTGCAGGAATTGTTCGGCCTGGCCGACACCCCGCGTATCGCCGGCGGGCGCCAGGTGGTCAAGTTGCACCTGCTGTCCCCGGCGCGACGGCCGGTGCAGGTGACCCAGGACCTGGCGAACTTCTGGCGCAGCACCTATGCCGAGGTGAAGAAGGATTTAAAAGGGCGGTACCCCAAGCACTACTGGCCGGATGACCCACTGGTGGCCGAGGCGACGGCGCGGATCAAACCCCGAAAGTAGCAACAACGAAGATCAACTGTGGGCGCTGGCTTGCCTGCGATGGCATCCCCACGGTGCAACTGAAAACCTGCGGTGCCTGCATCGCAGGCAAGCCAGCTCCCACACAGGTTTTGGGGTGTCTGTTATTGCGCGGCAGGCAGCAGAAACCGCGCAATCACCGGCAGATGGTTGGAGATGCGCAGCGTATCCTCCTGCCGCACCTTCGCCTCAACCCGCTTGATCCGCGGGCTGTAGAACAGGTAATCCAGCGTGCGATCCGGGCCATCGACACTTGGGTCATTGGGGAAGTGGGTCAGCCATTTTGCGCGGTCGATTCCGCTGGACTCACTGTTGCTCGGGATCATCGGGTATTTATCCCACAACAAATGCAGCTCGCTGTCCGGCGAATACTGCCCGCGTTTGCCCGCGTCCAGGCGCAGGAACTGCCCCAGCGGCAACAAGTTGAAATCCCCGCCGATCAACCATGGCGTACCACGGCCTTCGAATTTATCCAGCAGCTTGCCGGTGGTTTGCACTTGCTCCAACACCGCGCTGCGGCCAGGGGCGTCGCCGTCCAGGCGGGTGTTGAGCACCGCCAATTGGCCGCCGTCGCTCAGCGGCAGGTAGGTCAGCAGCAAGGCCGGTTTGGGCTGGAACTGACGGCTGAGGATATTGGCGTCCGGGGCCGGCAATTGCAGGCGCTCGGCGTGTTCGATCTGGTAACGGCTCAGGGTCGCGAGCTTGCGGCCGACGCTGCCGAAGATATGGCGGTCGGGCACGAAGTCGGCTTTCCAGTCGAAGGTCTGCGCGCTGCACGGGTAAAGGTCGACCAGACGCTCCTGCAACAGCGCGAGCTGGTCCTGGTAGTGCGAGGGTTTGGCGTTTTCATCGAGCTCCTGCAGCAGCAGGATGTCGGGTTGTTCGTCACGGATCACCCGCGCCACTTCGTCGAGGCTGGCGGCCATGTCTTCCACGGTGGGGCGGTCGTCCGGGCCACCGCCGTCGGCAGTGTCGTACCAGAACACGTAGTTCTTGCCGGCCAGGTATTGCACGTTCCAGGTCATGACCTTGAGCGCCTGCCCCGGCAGCAGGGTCGGCGCACGCGGTGCGACGCAGCTGACGGGCAGGGTTTCCTTGGGCGCCGGGCGCCAGGTCAGGCTGTAGATCAGGGCCGTCAGCAGGCCCGCGATGATCAGCAGGCCCAGTAACGTGATGCGCAATAAACGGGTCATCGGCTCGGCTTATAGCGTTTCAGGAGTGGCACGGAGCATATCACCGTGCGTCGGCATCGCCACCGATCAGCATGAATAAACGGAACAGCACCACACTGGTGAACAGCTGCAGGAAGCTATGGGCGCTGTCCATCAACAGCCCCAGCAGCGGCGCCGGGTTGGGATACGCCGCCACGCTGGCGCCTTTGAGCAGCCACAACGGCGTCATCACGCACAGCAGGCACACCAGGATCCGCCAGAAATGCCCACGGGTCAGGCGCAGACTTTCCTTCATCGCCTCCAGCGCCGGCATGCCGCGCAGCACCAGCAGGTATTCGGCAAACGCCAGCACCACCATCAGCCACAGGCCCGGCAGGAAATACAGCGACAAGCCGAGCAAAATCAGCAGGGTGCTCATGGCTGTCAGCAGGGCAAAACGCGGCCACAGGGTCAGGGCCATTGCCCACACATCCTTGGTGCGCGGCGACTCGCCCCGAGTGCGGGCATCGAGAAACAGGATCAAGGCGCCGGTGTACAGCGGGTACACCAATAAACCCACGACCACGCTGTAACCGGGAAACGCATCGGCGCCCAGCGTGTGGTCCAGAATCTGTTGCAGCAGGGCCTCGAGGATCACCAACGGCAGGCACAGCTGAACGATGGCGCCCAGGTTATGCCGGGTAAAACGGAGGGAGTCGCGCAATACGTCTAACGGATTCATCAGGTTCATCGCAGCGTGGAAACAAGGGCGACACTTTAACCGATCACGGTCGGGGAGGCGCAAACGTAAACCTTGAGTAAAGACCATTGAAACAACTGGTAACAGCCCCATAACTAGGGCGTACCCAAGCCTGATTCCAGGCGGGACCAAGATTTCTACCGGCAATCTAACGAGGTCGCCATGAACAGCGAAGAGCAAACCCTGATCGATGGACTGTTTTCACGGTTGCAACAAGCCGAAACGGACTCAGCCCCCCGCGACGCCCAGGCCGAAGCGCGGATCAAGGAGCACATGACTCGCCAACCGGCCGCCGGGTACTACATGACCCAGTCGATTTTGGTGCAGGAACACGCGCTCAAGAGCCTCGACGCGCAGAACAAGCAGCAGGCGCAGCAGATTCAGCAATTGCAGGATGAACTGCAACGGGCCAAGTCCGCGCCACCGGCCCCGGCGAGCAGCGGCGGGTTTTTGTCGAGCATCTTTGGTGGCGGTTCCCGTGACCCGCAACCGGCGCAGAGCGCACCGTCCTCCTCGGGCGGCGGCTGGCGTGAACCGGCACGGCCCGGGTTTGGCCAGCCTGCGCCGCAGCAGCAGAATTACGCCGCGCCGCCACAGAATTACCAGCAACCACCCGCAGCCCCTGTGGGCAGCGGGTTCCTCGGCGGCGCGATGAAAACCGCGGCGGGCGTGGCGGGCGGCGTATTACTCGCCGAAGGCATCAGCAGCCTGTTCAACCACAACTCGCAGCAGCCGCAAGTCGTGGAAGAAATCATCCGCGAAGAGCCGGCGCCGGCCAGTGACAACAGCAACTGGGGCAACGACGACCAGAAATTTGCCGGCAATGACAGCTGGGGCAGCGACAACGCGTCCGACAGCTTCGCTGACAACGACTATTCCGACGATTCCTCCTCGTTCGGCGACGACGATTCCTTCGTCTGACACACCCAGGCCGGGGCGCTTCGTCGCCCCGGTCTGATTTTTCCCGGAAACTTTCTCGCGGCTGGCATACTGGCACCCTTTCCGGGCCCTGGCGCCTGGCTGTCATGAGGAAGTGCGGTGAAGAAAATTGCGGTGTTCGCCGATGTACAAAACCTCTATTACACCGTTCGCCAGGCCTATGGTTGCCACTTCAACTACGCCGCGCTGTGGGCGGATATCAGCTCACGCGGGCAGATCGTCGAGGCCTATGCCTATGCCATCGACCGCGGCGACAGCAAGCAGCAGCAGTTCCAGCAGATCCTGCGCAACCTGGGATTCACGGTAAAACTCAAGCCGTATATCCAGCGCAGTGACGGCTCGGCCAAGGGTGACTGGGACGTGGGCATCACCATCGACATCATGGACGCCGCCGCCAATGTCGACGAAGTGGTGCTGGCCTCCGGCGACGGTGACTTCGACATGCTGCTCGACCGCATCATCCACAAGCATGGCGTCGAAGCTGTGGCCTATGGTGTGCCGGGGCTGACGGCCAACTCGTTGATACGCGCCGCCAGCCGTTATGTGCCGATCGAAGGCGCGTTGCTGCTCAAATAAATGTTTAGACGGAGTTGGAACAGGTTTGGAACGTATAGCGGTCATCGACTTTGAAACCACCGGCATCACCCCGAGCAGCCACTGCCGGGCCACGGAAATCGCCGTGGTTATCCTCGAACGTGGCCAGATCGTGGACCGCTACCAGAGCCTGATGAACGCCGGTGTACGCGTGCCGGGCTTTATCGAGCAACTCACCGGCATCAGCAACGCGATGCTGCGCAGCGCGCCGCCGGCCGAGCGGGTGATGAACGAAGTCAATGAATTCGTCGGCACCACACCACTGCTGGCGCACAACGCCGCGTTCGACCAGAAGTTCTGGGACTTCGAACTGGGCCTGATCCGCCGCACCCGCCTGCAAAAATTCGCCTGCTCCTTGCTGCTGGCCCGCCGCCTGATGCCGGCTGCGCCGAACCACAAACTTGGCACCCTCAACAGCTACGCCCAGCTGCCCCACACCGGCAAGGCTCACCGAGCGATGGCGGATGCGGAAATGGCCGCCAACCTCACAGCGCACCTGGCCAAGGAACTGCGCGGCACGCATGGCTTGCGCGAACTGTCCCATGACCTGCTGTGCACCTTGCAGAAAGTGCCAGCGGCGAAGGTCAATGAGCACCTGAAGAAACATCGCGGTTTCTGAGCCCAACACAAAATCGAGTGGATATCGCTCTGCTGAGCGAGCTGTTTGTGGCGAGCGGGCTTGCCCGCGTTGGGTTGCGAAGCAGCCCCAAAACCTGACAACCCGTTCTTACTGAAAAAAACGCGGCGCCCTGATTGGGGCCGCTGCGCAGCCCAACGCGGGCAAACCCGCTCGCCACAAAAGCCCATTTACCATAAAACTTGGTTCGTCAGCCTATCGAGGCTGCACACACTCCAACGCCCGATCCACCACCTCTTTCGCCATCCCCACCAAATGCATCACCGCCCGCTGCTGCACATTCATTGCCCCAGCCGAAGCTCTCGGAAACGTCCTAGAATTGCAATTTTGCACGAGATATTTAATCTCGGCTGGTTGCTGGCGAAAGGAATAGGGACGATGAGAACCGAAATCAGCGAAAAGGTGATTCAGCTGTTCGTCGATATCATCGGCTTTATCGACCGCAGCCAAGTCACGGAGCAAACGGACTTCATCCATGACTTCAAGATCATTGATGACGATTTGACCTGCTTCGTCATGCAGATCAAGTGGCAGTTCAACCTGCGTGCGACTCAGGAGGATTGGGATCACATCACAACCATCAAGCAGGTTGTCGATTTGATTGTTCAGCGCTCATCTCTGCGTTGAAGCAACTGACGCCGTCGCAGGCACGCCAGCTCCCACAGTTGATTGCATCCAGACCTGGCGACGCGCTCAACTGTGGGAGCTGGCTTGCCTGCGATAGCGATTGTTCAGCCACCACTTTTCCCATTCCCCTCCAACTGCCCCAACGGCACCCGCCGCTCTATCGCGCTCGACAAAATAATCGAGGTCTTGCTGAAGCCGAACTTCGCGATCCGGTTGATCAAGTTCTCCAACTCCGGCATCGAGCCCACCGCCGCTTGCATGATCACGCACGGGTCGCCGGTTACCCGGTGGCATTCGGTCAGTTCGGGAATCTCGGCCAACGCGTCGTAGACCTTCTGGCTGCCGTGGTTGGTCAGCCTCAGTTCGATCACGCATTGAATCGGTAAACCCACTTTGGACATGTCGACTTTGGCCTGATAACCGGTGATCACCCCGCTGGCTTCGAGCTTGGCCACGCGTTCGGCCACGGCGGGGGCGGAGAGGTTTACGGTGCGGGCCAGTTGCGCGTAGGAGGCGCGGCCGTCTTCGAGCAGGGCGCTGAGGAGCATGCGGTCGTATTTGTCCATGATAAGGCTCCATTGGCGGGTGGGTTTCGAAAGCACGGGTTATAGCCTTCATAACCATGGTTTGAAAAGTGTACTGGCGCTTTAAACAGGTTTTGTAACTTATGTTTAAAGACCTGCCTTTTTAGAATAAGCATCTCTTATATCTGCCTTAGAGCCGCCCAATGCCTGGCCCACGTCGCTTCCCTTTACCGTTGATCGCCGCCTTTTTTGCGCTGTATGTGATCTGGGGGTCTACCTACTTGGTGATCCGCATCGGCGTGGAGTACTGGCCGCCGCTGATGTTGGGCGGGATTCGCTTTTTGGTGGCTGGGGCGGCGATGTATGGCTTTTTGCGCTGGCGCGGGGCGCCGGCGCCGACGTGGGAGCAGTGGAAGGCGGCCGCCAAGATTGGGGTTTTGCTGCTGACCTTCGGCAATGGCGGGGTCACACTGGCTGAGCACTCGGGGGTGTCGTCGGGTGTTGCGGCACTGGCCGTGGCGACCGTGCCGTTGTTTACCCTGCTTTGTGGGTATTTCTGGGGGGCACGTAATACTCGTCTGGAATGGGCCGGGGTGGTCCTGGGGATGCTCGGCATCGCCATGCTGAACATGGGCAGCACCCTGCAATCGAGCCCTACGGGCGCCGCGTTGCTGTTATTTGCTGCCGCTTCGTGGGCCTTTGGTTCGGTGTGGAGCCGGCGCCTGCCGCTGCCGCCGGGTGCCATGGCGAGTGCCGCGGAAATGCTGGTGGCCGGTGTCACGCTGTTGATCGCGAGCGCGCTCAGCGGTGAACGCCTGCAGGCCATGCCGCCGCTGGAAGGCTGGCTGGCCCTGGCTTACTTGGCCGTGTTCGGCTCGATTATCGCGTTCAATGCCTATATGTACCTGCTCAAGCATGTACGCCCGGCGGCGGCGACCAGCTACGCCTATGTCAACCCGGCGGTCGCGGTGTTGCTGGGGATTGTGTTTATCGGCGAGACCATCGGCCTGGAAGAAGCCCTGGCGATGCTGGTGATCATCAGCGCCGTGCTGCTGATCAGCCTGCCCCAGTGGCGTAAGCCCAAGCCGGAAATAAGGTAAACTGCGGCGCAATTGCGACTTGCGCTGAATTTTTCCTACGGTAAACACATGACTTTCGCCACACTTGGCCTGATCGAACCCTTGCTGCGCGCCCTTGAGACGCTTGGCTACCAGACCCCGACGCCGGTGCAGGCGCAAGCCATTCCGGCGGTGCTGGCCGGTCGCGACCTGATGGCCGCAGCCCAGACCGGCACCGGCAAAACTGCCGGTTTCGCCGTGCCGCTCCTGCAATTGCTGACCACCGAAGGGCCGAAAGTCGCCGCCAACTCTGCGCGTGCGCTGATCCTGTGCCCGACCCGCGAACTGGCCGAGCAGGTTCACGCCAGCGTCGCCGAGTACGCCCAGCACCTGCCGCTGACCACGTACGCGGTGTACGGCGGCGTGAGCATCAACCCGCAGATGATGAAGCTGCGCAAGGGCGTCGACATTTTGGTCGCCACGCCGGGCCGCCTGATCGACCTGTTCCGCCAGAACGCGCTGAAGCTCAATCAGCTGCAAACCCTGGTGCTGGATGAAGCCGACCGCATGCTCGACCTGGGCTTTTCCGAAGAGCTGGCGAACATCTACCGGATGTTGCCGAAAAAGCGCCAGACCCTGCTGTTCTCCGCGACCTTCTCCGATGAAATCCGCCTGCTGGCCGGGCAGATGCTCAATGACCCGCTGAGCATCGAAGTGAGCCCGCGCAACGTCGCCGCCAACACCGTGAAGCAATGGGTGGTGCCGGTGGACAAGAAGCGCAAGCCGGAGCTGTTTGTGCACCTGATGCGCAAAGGCCGCTGGAAGCAGGTGCTGGTGTTCGCCAAGACCCGTAACGGCGTGGATGCGCTGGTGGATAAGTTGCAGGGCCTGGGCATCAATGCCGATGGCATCCATGGCGACAAACCCCAGGCTACCCGCCAGCGTGCGCTGGACCGTTTCAAGTCGAGTGAAGTGCAGATCCTGGTGGCCACCGACGTGGCGGCCCGTGGCCTGGATATCGAAGACTTGCCGCTGGTGGTCAACTTTGACCTGCCGATTGTGGCCGAGGATTACATCCACCGTATCGGCCGTACCGGGCGTGCAGGCAACACCGGTGAGGCGATTTCCCTGGTGTGTGCCGATGAAGTGAACATGCTGTCGGCCATCGAGATGCTCACGCGTCAGACCCTGACCCGCAAGATGGAGCCGGAATTCGAGCCGGAACACCGCGTGCCGGACACCGATGCCAGTGGACAGGTGGTGAAGAAGCCGAAAAAGCCGAAGAAGCCTAAATCATCCGGTGGTGGCGGT
The genomic region above belongs to Pseudomonas poae and contains:
- a CDS encoding Lrp/AsnC family transcriptional regulator, with the translated sequence MDKYDRMLLSALLEDGRASYAQLARTVNLSAPAVAERVAKLEASGVITGYQAKVDMSKVGLPIQCVIELRLTNHGSQKVYDALAEIPELTECHRVTGDPCVIMQAAVGSMPELENLINRIAKFGFSKTSIILSSAIERRVPLGQLEGNGKSGG
- a CDS encoding 3'-5' exonuclease, with amino-acid sequence MERIAVIDFETTGITPSSHCRATEIAVVILERGQIVDRYQSLMNAGVRVPGFIEQLTGISNAMLRSAPPAERVMNEVNEFVGTTPLLAHNAAFDQKFWDFELGLIRRTRLQKFACSLLLARRLMPAAPNHKLGTLNSYAQLPHTGKAHRAMADAEMAANLTAHLAKELRGTHGLRELSHDLLCTLQKVPAAKVNEHLKKHRGF
- a CDS encoding YciC family protein, which translates into the protein MNPLDVLRDSLRFTRHNLGAIVQLCLPLVILEALLQQILDHTLGADAFPGYSVVVGLLVYPLYTGALILFLDARTRGESPRTKDVWAMALTLWPRFALLTAMSTLLILLGLSLYFLPGLWLMVVLAFAEYLLVLRGMPALEAMKESLRLTRGHFWRILVCLLCVMTPLWLLKGASVAAYPNPAPLLGLLMDSAHSFLQLFTSVVLFRLFMLIGGDADAR
- a CDS encoding DEAD/DEAH box helicase: MTFATLGLIEPLLRALETLGYQTPTPVQAQAIPAVLAGRDLMAAAQTGTGKTAGFAVPLLQLLTTEGPKVAANSARALILCPTRELAEQVHASVAEYAQHLPLTTYAVYGGVSINPQMMKLRKGVDILVATPGRLIDLFRQNALKLNQLQTLVLDEADRMLDLGFSEELANIYRMLPKKRQTLLFSATFSDEIRLLAGQMLNDPLSIEVSPRNVAANTVKQWVVPVDKKRKPELFVHLMRKGRWKQVLVFAKTRNGVDALVDKLQGLGINADGIHGDKPQATRQRALDRFKSSEVQILVATDVAARGLDIEDLPLVVNFDLPIVAEDYIHRIGRTGRAGNTGEAISLVCADEVNMLSAIEMLTRQTLTRKMEPEFEPEHRVPDTDASGQVVKKPKKPKKPKSSGGGGKRNLGKWVDSGEVTPAEPSIKPVRKVPVFNTGPRKKK
- a CDS encoding acyl carrier protein, with the protein product MRTEISEKVIQLFVDIIGFIDRSQVTEQTDFIHDFKIIDDDLTCFVMQIKWQFNLRATQEDWDHITTIKQVVDLIVQRSSLR
- the yedA gene encoding drug/metabolite exporter YedA; its protein translation is MPGPRRFPLPLIAAFFALYVIWGSTYLVIRIGVEYWPPLMLGGIRFLVAGAAMYGFLRWRGAPAPTWEQWKAAAKIGVLLLTFGNGGVTLAEHSGVSSGVAALAVATVPLFTLLCGYFWGARNTRLEWAGVVLGMLGIAMLNMGSTLQSSPTGAALLLFAAASWAFGSVWSRRLPLPPGAMASAAEMLVAGVTLLIASALSGERLQAMPPLEGWLALAYLAVFGSIIAFNAYMYLLKHVRPAAATSYAYVNPAVAVLLGIVFIGETIGLEEALAMLVIISAVLLISLPQWRKPKPEIR
- a CDS encoding DUF2076 domain-containing protein translates to MNSEEQTLIDGLFSRLQQAETDSAPRDAQAEARIKEHMTRQPAAGYYMTQSILVQEHALKSLDAQNKQQAQQIQQLQDELQRAKSAPPAPASSGGFLSSIFGGGSRDPQPAQSAPSSSGGGWREPARPGFGQPAPQQQNYAAPPQNYQQPPAAPVGSGFLGGAMKTAAGVAGGVLLAEGISSLFNHNSQQPQVVEEIIREEPAPASDNSNWGNDDQKFAGNDSWGSDNASDSFADNDYSDDSSSFGDDDSFV
- a CDS encoding NYN domain-containing protein, which encodes MKKIAVFADVQNLYYTVRQAYGCHFNYAALWADISSRGQIVEAYAYAIDRGDSKQQQFQQILRNLGFTVKLKPYIQRSDGSAKGDWDVGITIDIMDAAANVDEVVLASGDGDFDMLLDRIIHKHGVEAVAYGVPGLTANSLIRAASRYVPIEGALLLK
- a CDS encoding endonuclease/exonuclease/phosphatase family protein; the protein is MTRLLRITLLGLLIIAGLLTALIYSLTWRPAPKETLPVSCVAPRAPTLLPGQALKVMTWNVQYLAGKNYVFWYDTADGGGPDDRPTVEDMAASLDEVARVIRDEQPDILLLQELDENAKPSHYQDQLALLQERLVDLYPCSAQTFDWKADFVPDRHIFGSVGRKLATLSRYQIEHAERLQLPAPDANILSRQFQPKPALLLTYLPLSDGGQLAVLNTRLDGDAPGRSAVLEQVQTTGKLLDKFEGRGTPWLIGGDFNLLPLGQFLRLDAGKRGQYSPDSELHLLWDKYPMIPSNSESSGIDRAKWLTHFPNDPSVDGPDRTLDYLFYSPRIKRVEAKVRQEDTLRISNHLPVIARFLLPAAQ